In a genomic window of Jaculus jaculus isolate mJacJac1 chromosome 8, mJacJac1.mat.Y.cur, whole genome shotgun sequence:
- the Scand1 gene encoding SCAN domain-containing protein 1 — protein MSVTEPSLTNYSPSATPREQREEAGSSSEPASSSKSEASPPVPEPAGPGAATAAAPEARPPPPAALDSAPRAEAAPRPGDSRLGPETFRQRFRQFRYQDAAGPREAFRQLRELSRQWLRPDIRTKEQIVEMLVMEQLLTIMPEAARGRRGRRRTDVRITG, from the coding sequence ATGTCGGTGACGGAGCCCAGCCTGACCAACTACAGCCCCTCGGCGACGCCGCGGGAGCAGCGGGAGGAAGCCGGTTCGAGCTCCGAGCCCGCGAGCTCTTCGAAGTCAGAGGCCTCCCCGCCCGTCCCCGAGCCCGCTGGCCCCGGCGCCGCCACCGCCGCGGCTCCCGAGGCGAGGCCTCCCCCTCCCGCGGCCCTGGACTCTGCGCCTCGGGCCGAAGCCGCCCCGCGCCCCGGCGATTCCCGCCTCGGCCCCGAGACGTTCCGCCAGCGTTTCCGGCAGTTCCGCTACCAGGACGCGGCAGGCCCCCGGGAAGCGTTCCGGCAGCTGCGGGAGCTCTCCCGCCAGTGGCTGCGGCCCGACATCCGCACCAAGGAGCAGATCGTGGAGATGTTAGTGATGGAGCAGTTGCTGACCATCATGCCCGAGGCGGCTCGGGGTCGTCGGGGCCGGCGCCGCACCGACGTCCGTATCACCGGCTGA